The following coding sequences lie in one Indicator indicator isolate 239-I01 chromosome 2, UM_Iind_1.1, whole genome shotgun sequence genomic window:
- the SNX5 gene encoding sorting nexin-5: MALLREDAQSKLRSVSVDLNFDPSLQIDIPDALSEKDRVKFTVHTKTTLPAFQSPEFSVTRQHEDFVWLHDTLSETEEYAGLIIPPAPSKPDFDGPREKMQKLGEGEVSMTKEEFAKMKQELEAEYLAVFKKTVSSHEIFLQRISSHPVLSKDHNFHVFLEYDQDLSVRRKNTKEMFGGFLKSVVKSADEVLFSGVKEVEDFFEQEKIFLVNYCNKIKDACAKADKMTRSHKNVADDYIYTSARLNSLALEEPTVVKRYLLKVAELFEKLGKVEGRVSSDKDLKLSELLRYYMLNIKAAKDLLYRRTRALVDYENSNKALDKARLKSKDVRLAEAHQQDCCQKFEKISESAKQELVSFKEKRIAAFRKNLIEMAELEIKHAKNNVSLLQSCIDLFNN; this comes from the exons ATGGCTTTGCTGCGGGAGGACGCGCAGAGCAAG CTGAGGTCTGTATCTGTAGACCTGAATTTTGATCCTTCTCTCCAAATTGATATACCTGATGCCCTAAGTGAAAAGGACAGAGTGAAGTTCACTGTGCATACTAAG ACTACACTGCCAGCTTTTCAAAGCCCTGAGTTTTCAGTTACGAGGCAGCATGAAGACTTTGTGTGGCTGCATGATACGCTCAGTGAAACTGAAGAGTATGCAGGACTCATT ATACCTCCAGCACCTTCGAAGCCTGACTTTGATGGACCCAGAGAGAAGATGCAGAAGCTAGGGGAAGGAGAAGTATCTATGACAAAAGAAGAGTTTGCCAAAATGAAGCAAGAGCTTGAAGC TGAATACCTCGCTGTCTTCAAGAAAACTGTGTCATCACATGAAATCTTCCTTCAGCgtatttcttctcatcctgtgcTCAGCAAGGATCACAATTTTCATGTTTTCCTGGAGTATGACCAGGAT CTGAGTGTTCGGAGGAAAAACACAAAGGAGATGTTTGGTGGCTTTCTAAAAAGTGTAGTAAAGAGTGCAGATGAAGTCCTCTTCTCTGGAGTCAAG GAAGTGGAAGACTTTTTTGAGCAAGAGAAGATTTTTCTTGTAAACTACTGCAACAAAATCAAGGATGCGTGTGCAAAGGCAGATAAGATGACAAGATCTCATAAAA ATGTTGCAGATGACTATATTTATACTTCAGCTCGCTTGAACAGCCTGGCATTAGAAGAACCCACAGTTGTCAAAAG GTACTTGTTGAAAGTTGCTGAACTCTTTGAGAAACTTGGG AAGGTAGAAGGTAGAGTGTCATCTGATAAAGACTTGAAGCTCTCTGAACTGTTGCGGTACTACATGCTCAATATAAAAGCTGCCAAG GATCTTCTGTACAGACGTACAAGGGCTCTTGTTGACTATGAAAACTCCAACAAAGCTCTAGATAAAGCCAGACTAAAGAGCAAGGATGTCAGGCTGGCTGAGGCACATCAACAGGATTGTTGTCAGAAGTTTGAAAAGATTTCAGAATCTGCCAAACAAG aacTGGTGAGCTTCAAAGAGAAGAGAATAGCAGCATTCCGCAAAAACCTCATTGAAATGGCAGAACTGGAAATAAAACATGCAAAG
- the MGME1 gene encoding mitochondrial genome maintenance exonuclease 1, which produces MLPVRKKFLQLLYRKPEKLEMLFQIPIYQKQVPHMCLATSTCLYSKKKKTNSYEHVDQEKYKNLVYSVTSYKTSAQTPETILEEDNLLYGPPLKHSLQVKAETKLPKNWMPLINPNKRISHLSSDSNLPVKITLQGTKMPSVTRILQQTVSPLQAFYLERWKQRMIQELGKDGFAEYTKNLFHQGELFHAALESILLPEETATKEQRENAAISGYLSSVQHVLEDIGEVKALESAVQHETLQYLGLVDCVAMYRGQLCVIDWKTSEKPKPFLKNTFDNPLQVAAYIGAINHDANYDFQVRCGLIVVAYKDGSPAHPHFMGPELCSQYWKKWLLRLEEYMDKN; this is translated from the exons ATGCTTCCtgtcagaaagaaattcttacAGCTGCTGTACCGGAAACCAGAGAAACTGGAAATGCTTTTTCAAATACCTATTTACCAAAAACAAGTCCCACATATGTGTCTGGCTACCTCCACCTGTCTTTatagtaagaagaaaaaaaccaacagttATGAACATGTTGACCAAGAAAAATACAAGAACTTGGTTTACTCTGTTACATCTTACAAAACCAGTGCCCAAACACCAGAGACGATACTTGAAGAAGACAATTTGTTGTATGGGCCACCACTAAAACACAGCCTTCAagttaaagcagaaacaaaacttCCCAAGAACTGGATGCCTTTAATAAACCCCAACAAGAGAATTTCCCATCTCAGCAGTGATTCAAACCTCCCCGTGAAAATCACTTTGCAAGGAACGAAAATGCCCAGTGTTACCCGTATCCTTCAACAGACTGTTTCTCCACTGCAAGCCTTTTATCTGGAAAGATGGAAGCAGAGAATGATACAGGAACTTGGAAAAGATGGTTTTGCAGAGTATACTAAAA ATCTTTTCCACCAAGGAGAGCTTTTTCATGCAGCTTTGGAATCCATCTTATTGCCTGAAGAAACAGCAActaaggagcagagagaaaatgctGCAATTTCTGGCTACTTATCCAGCGTGCAGCATGTCTTAGAAGATATTGGAGAGGTGAAAGCTCTGGAAAGTGCTGTTCAGCATGAGACTCTTCAGTATCTGGGCCTGGTGGACTGCGTGGCTATGTATCG AGGCCAGTTGTGTGTGATTGACTGGAAAACTTCAGAGAAACCAAAGCCATTTCTGAAGAATACTTTTGACAACCCACTTCAGGTTGCAGCATATATTGGAGCCATAAACCATGATGCTAATTATGACTTCCAG GTTAGGTGTGGGCTCATCGTGGTTGCCTACAAGGATGGCTCCCCTGCTCATCCACATTTCATGGGTCCTGAGCTGTGCTCCCAGTACTGGAAGAAGTGGCTTTTGCGCCTCGAAGAGTACATGGACAAAAACTGA